Proteins from a genomic interval of Callospermophilus lateralis isolate mCalLat2 chromosome 1, mCalLat2.hap1, whole genome shotgun sequence:
- the Pheta1 gene encoding sesquipedalian-1: MKLNERSLAFYATCDAPVDNAGFLYKKGGRHAAYHRRWFVLRGNMLFYFEEPGSREPVGVIILEGCTVELVEAAEEFAFAVRFAGARARTYVLAAESQAAMEGWVKALSRASFDYLRLVVRELEQQLAAMRAAGGAAPPRRPSALPSRENGCACAVWSAETPAAPAARPGPERPPLPPRRRASAPHGPLDSAPFIRLHEWYGQEVRALRNQWLSSRTRP, translated from the coding sequence ATGAAGCTGAACGAGCGCAGCCTGGCCTTCTACGCCACGTGCGACGCGCCGGTGGACAACGCGGGCTTCCTGTACAAGAAGGGCGGGCGCCACGCGGCCTACCACCGCCGCTGGTTCGTGCTGCGCGGCAACATGCTCTTCTACTTCGAGGAGCCGGGCAGCCGCGAGCCGGTGGGCGTCATCATCCTGGAGGGCTGCACGGTGGAGCTGGTGGAGGCCGCTGAGGAGTTCGCCTTCGCCGTGCGCTTCGCGGGCGCGCGGGCGCGCACCTACGTGCTGGCGGCCGAGAGCCAGGCAGCCATGGAGGGCTGGGTGAAGGCGCTGTCGCGGGCCAGCTTCGACTACCTGCGACTCGTGGTGCGCGAGCTGGAGCAGCAGCTAGCGGCCATGCGCGCGGCGGGCGGCGCGGCCCCGCCCCGGAGGCCCAGCGCGCTCCCGTCGCGGGAGAACGGCTGCGCCTGCGCCGTGTGGAGCGCCGAGACCCCCGCCGCCCCCGCCGCGCGGCCGGGCCCGGAGCGGCCCCCGCTGCCTCCGCGCCGCAGGGCCTCGGCGCCGCACGGTCCCCTGGACTCGGCCCCCTTCATCCGGCTGCACGAGTGGTACGGGCAGGAGGTGAGGGCGCTGCGCAACCAATGGCTCAGCAGCAGGACCCGGCCCTGA
- the Cux2 gene encoding homeobox protein cut-like 2 produces the protein MAANVGSMFQYWKRFDLRRLQKELNSVASELSARQEESEHSHKHLIELRREFKKNVPEEIREMVAPVLKSFQAEVVALSKRSQEAEAAFLSVYKQLIEAPDPVPTLEVARSLDDRLQPPSLDPSRQPRRDLHTSWKRHPELLGPKEQKEGTSPATPTLTEGSRLPGIAGKALLTEALLQRNEAEKQKGLQEVQVTLAARLGEAEEKIKVLHSALKATQTELLELRRKYDEEAASKADEVGLIMTNLEKANQRAEAAQREVESLREQLASVNSSIRLACCSPQGPSGEKVSFALCSGPRLEAALASKDREILRLLKDAQHLRNSLQELEEASANQIADLEQQLTAKSEAIEKLEEKLQAQSDYEEIKTELSILKAMKLASSTCSLPQGLAKPDDSLLIAKEAFFPAQKFLLEKPGLLTSPEEDPSEDDSIKDSLGTEPSYPSPQQLPPPPGPEDPMSPSPGQALLGPSLGPDGPRTFSLSPFPSLASGERLAGDTLLSKHMMPPAAFKGEAGGLLVFPPSFYNTKPPTATATPAPAPEPPGSIEPADGGGGSVAGTGAEEEQLDTAEIAFQVKEQLLKHNIGQRVFGHYVLGLSQGSVSEILARPKPWRKLTVKGKEPFLKMKQFLSDEQNVLALRTIQVRQRGSITPRIRTPETGSDDAIKSILEQAKKEIESQKGGEPKNSVAPLSITNGTASTSTSEDAIKNILEQARREMQAQQQALLEMEAGPRGRSVPPSPPERPSLAAMSQNGGPAYVKQEDSTGGGSGGTSSSATQTSLTVLSPAAFVQSIIRKVKSEIGDAGYFDHHWASDRGLLSRPYASVSPSLSSSSSSYSGQPNGRAWPRGDEAPTAPEDEAAGGEDESPRVGELKAEGGAPEVGSGGRLAYYPAYVPRTLKPTVPPLTPEQYELYMYREVDTLELTRQVKEKLAKNGICQRIFGEKVLGLSQGSVSDMLSRPKPWSKLTQKGREPFIRMQLWLSDQLGQAVGQQPSASQASPPELRSSPSPPPSPLEPEKSSQESLSLSLESSKENQQPDGRSGSSLGGKMHSGSQAAGGIQEIVAMSPELDTYSITKRVKEVLTDNNLGQRLFGESILGLTQGSVSDLLSRPKPWHKLSLKGREPFVRMQLWLSDPHNVEKLRDMKKLEKKAYLKRRYGLISTGSDSESPATRSECPSPCLQPQDLSLLQVKKPRVVLAPEEKEALRKAYQLEPYPSQQTIELLSLQLNLKTNTVINWFHNYRSRMRREMLVEGTQDEPDLDPSGGPGVLPPGHSQPDPALPSPDSEAEDQKPTVKELELQEGSEECIMPLTAPDRSQVRIKQEQSEEDTEEEVGGQPQDPGEPDKGQGPPKEEHLDPLSNDGLPRVAPEPLLSGGNTSDCTSLHPPEESEAGERLHSDPLSFKSASESSRCSLEVSLNLPSAASSPGLMMSVSPVPSSSAPISPSPPGAPPAKVPSASPTADTAGALHPNAKVNPNLQRRHEKMANLNSIIYRLERAANREEALEWEF, from the exons ACCCTGTGCCTACATTGGAGGTGGCGCGTAGCCTGGACGACAGACTGCAGCCCCCTAGTTTGGACCCCAGCAGGCAGCCCCGGCGGGACCTCCACACTTCTTGGAAGAGGCACCCCGAGCTCCTTGGCCCCAAAG AGCAGAAAGAGGGGACGTCCCCAGCCACGCCCACGCTGACTGAGGGAAGCCGCCTGCCCGGCATCGCTGGGAAAGCCCTCCTGACAGAAGCCTTGCTGCAGAGAAATGAGGCCGAGAAACAGAA GGGCCTTCAAGAAGTGCAGGTCACGCTGGCAGCCAGACTGGGGGAGGCAGAGGAGAAGATCAAGGTCCTACATTCAG CGTTAAAGGCCACGCAGACGGAGCTGCTAGAGCTGCGTCGGAAGTACGACGAGGAGGCTGCATCCAA GGCAGATGAGGTCGGCCTGATCATGACGAACCTGGAGAAAGCTAACCAG cgCGCTGAAGCAGCCCAGCGGGAAGTGGAGAGTCTCCGGGAACAGCTGGCCTCTGTCAACAGCTCTATCCGCCTGGCCTGCTGCTCCCCGCAGGGACCCAGTGGG GAGAAGGTGAGCTTCGCCCTGTGCTCGGGGCCTCGGCTGGAGGCTGCCCTGGCCTCCAAGGACCGGGAGATCCTGCGGCTGCTGAAGGACGCACAGCACCTCCGCAACTCTCTGCAGGAGCTGGAGGAGGCCTCCGCCAACCAGATTGCGGACCTGGAGCAGCAGCTTACAGCCAAGTCCGAGGCCATAGAG AAGCTAGAAGAAAAGCTCCAGGCACAGTCCGACTATGAAGAGATCAAAACAGAGCTGAG CATCCTGAAAGCCATGAAGCTGGCCTCCAGCACCTGCAGCCTCCCCCAG GGCCTGGCCAAACCTGATGACTCACTACTCATAGCAAAGGAGGCCTTCTTCCCAGCACAGAAGTTCCTTCTAGAAAAGCCTGGTCTTCTGACCAGCCCTG AGGAGGACCCTTCAGAGGACGACTCCATCAAGGACTCTCTGGGCACAGAGCCATCCTACCCCTCCCCTCAGCAGCTGCCACCTCCACCAGGACCTGAAGACCCGATGTCCCCCAGCCCTGGGCAGGCCCTGCTGGGCCCCAGCCTGGGACCTGATGGCCCGCGGACTTTCTCGCTATCCCCATTCCCCAGCCTGGCCTCAGGGGAGAGACTGGCTGGGGACACATTGCTCTCCAAGCACATGATGCCCCCAGCCGCCTTCAAGGGAGAGGCAGGTGGCTTGCTGGTGTTCCCTCCAAGCTTCTATAACACCAAGCCCCCCACGGCCACAgccaccccagcccctgcccctgaGCCCCCTGGGAGCATCGAGCCTGCTGATGGTGGCGGGGGCAGTGTGGCAGGCACCGGGGCAGAGGAGGAACAGCTGGACACAGCGGAGATAGCCTTCCAGGTGAAGGAGCAGCTGCTCAAGCACAACATCGGGCAGCGAGTGTTCGGCCACTATGTGCTAGGGCTGTCCCAGGGCTCCGTCAGCGAGATCCTGGCCCGGCCCAAGCCCTGGCGCAAGCTCACAGTGAAGGGCAAGGAGCCCTTCCTCAAGATGAAGCAGTTTCTGTCAGATGAGCAGAATGTGTTGGCCCTGAGGACAATCCAGGTGCGGCAGCGAG GTAGCATCACCCCACGAATCCGCACGCCTGAGACAGGCTCGGACGACGCCATCAAGAGCATCCTGGAGCAGGCCAAGAAGGAGATCGAGTCCCAGAAAGGGG GTGAACCCAAGAACTCAGTggccccattgagcatcaccaacgGCACAGCCTCTACCAGCACCTCAGAAGACGCCATCAAGAACATTCTGGAACAGGCTCGCCGTGAGATGCAGGCCCAGCAGCAGGCCCTGCTGGAAATGGAGGCAGGACCCCGGGGCCGCTCAGTGCCCCCTTCTCCCCCAGAGCGGCCCTCGCTGGCAGCCATGAGCCAGAATGGGGGCCCAGCCTACGTCAAGCAGGAGGACAGCACTGGAGGTGGCAGCGGGGGGACCAGCAGCAGTGCCACACAGACGTCCCTCACGGTCCTGTCCCCCGCAGCCTTTGTGCAGAGCATCATCCGGAAAGTCAAATCAGAGATTGGTGATGCCGGCTACTTCGATCACCACTGGGCCTCGGACCGCGGCCTACTCAGCCGCCCCTATGCCTCTGTCTCGCCCtccctgtcctcctcctcctccagctaCTCTGGCCAACCCAACGGGCGGGCCTGGCCCCGCGGAGACGAGGCGCCCACTGCCCCTGAGGACGAGGCAGCTGGGGGCGAGGATGAGTCCCCCAGGGTGGGCGAACTGAAGGCAGAAGGGGGAGCCCCTGAGGTGGGCAGTGGCGGGCGGCTGGCCTACTACCCAGCCTATGTGCCCCGCACCCTGAAGCCCACCGTGCCACCCCTGACCCCCGAGCAGTACGAGCTCTACATGTACCGCGAGGTGGACACTCTGGAGCTGACGCGCCAGGTCAAGGAAAAACTGGCCAAGAATGGGATCTGCCAGAGGATCTTTGGGGAGAAG GTGTTGGGCCTATCGCAGGGCAGTGTGAGTGACATGCTGTCCCGGCCGAAGCCCTGGAGCAAGCTGACACAGAAGGGGCGGGAGCCCTTCATCCGCATGCAGCTGTGGCTCTCGGACCAACTCGGCCAGGCTGTGGGCCAGCAGCCCAGTGCCTCCCAAG CCAGTCCTCCCGAGCTGCGGTCCTCACCTTCACCGCCCCCAAGCCCCCTGGAGCCTGAGAAGAGTTCCCAAGAGTCCTTGAGCCTGTCACTGGAGAGCAGCAAGGAGAACCAGCAGCCAGACGGCCGCTCTGGCTCCTCGCTGGGTGGGAAGATGCACTCTGGCAGCCAGGCCGCGGGAGGCATCCAGGAGATTGTGGCTATGTCCCCAGAGCTGGACACTTACTCCATCACCAAAAGAGTCAAGGAGGTCCTCACAGACAACAACCTAG GGCAGCGGCTGTTTGGGGAGAGCATCCTGGGCCTGACCCAGGGCTCTGTGTCTGACCTGTTGTCCCGGCCCAAACCCTGGCACAAGCTGAGCCTGAAGGGGAGGGAGCCCTTTGTCCGCATGcagctgtggctcagtgacccCCACAATGTGGAGAAGCTGAGGGACATGAAGAAGCTAGAGAAGAAAG CCTACCTGAAACGCCGCTATGGCCTCATCAGTACTGGCTCGGACAGCGAGTCTCCAGCCACGCGCTCCGAGTGCCCCAGCCCCTGCCTGCAGCCCCAGGACCTGAGCCTCCTGCAGGTCAAGAAGCCCCGTGTGGTGCTGGCACCCGAGGAGAAGGAGGCACTAAGGAAGGCTTACCAGCTGGAGCCCTACCCCTCCCAGCAGACCATCGAGTTGCTGTCCCTCCAGCTCAACCTGAAGACCAACACCGTCATCAACTGGTTCCACAACTACAG GTCCCGGATGCGCCGGGAGATGTTGGTGGAGGGAACCCAGGACGAGCCAGACCTCGACCCAAGTGGGGGTCCTGGTGTCCTACCACCAGGCCACTCCCAGCCGGACCCTGCCCTGCCAAGCCCTGACTCAGAAGCTGAGGACCAGAAGCCTACTGTGAAGGAACTGGAGCTTCAGGAGGGCTCTGAGGAGTGCATCATGCCCCTGACTGCCCCGGACAGGTCCCAAGTGAGGATCAAGCAGGAGCAGAGCGAGGAGGACACTGAGGAGGAAGTGGGCGGCCAGccccaggacccaggggagccaGACAAAGGCCAAGGACCCCCCAAAGAGGAGCATCTTGACCCTCTGAGTAATGATGGACTCCCAAGAGTGGCCCCAGAGCCCCTTCTTTCAGGCGGAAACACTTCAGACTGCACCTCACTACATCCCCCCGAGGAGAGTGAGGCTGGGGAGAGGCTTCACTCGGACCCTCTGAGTTTTAAGTCAGCCTCGGAGTCCTCACGCTGCAGCCTGGAGGTGTCACTGAACTTGCCCTCAGCTGCCTCCTCACCAGGCCTCATGATGTCTGTGTCACCTGTCCCCTCCTCCTCAGCCCCCATCTCCCCATCCCCACCTGGTGCCCCCCCTGCCAAAGTGCCGAGTGCCAGCCCCACTGCCGACACAGCTGGGGCCTTGCACCCCAACGCCAAGGTGAACCCCAATTTGCAGCGGCGGCATGAGAAGATGGCCAACTTGAACAGCATCATCTATCGGCTAGAGAGGGCTGCTAACCGGGAGGAGGCCCTGGAGTGGGAATTCTGA